One segment of Trachemys scripta elegans isolate TJP31775 chromosome 1, CAS_Tse_1.0, whole genome shotgun sequence DNA contains the following:
- the ARFIP2 gene encoding arfaptin-2 isoform X2 codes for MTDGLMSKAATMEIPINGTGDTGSLPEDDGLEQDLQQVMVSGPNLNETSIVSGGYGGTAEGIIPTSSVKGAFVTSHSSRGPSISPSESAASRIASQADASAGSGLHPPHPSPLAAGDEATRGIAVEKFDIVKKWGINTYKCTKQLISERFGRGSRTVDLELETQIELLRDTKRKYECVLQLARALTHHFYSLVQTQHALGDAFSDLSQKSPELQEEFGCNAETQKLLCKNGETLLGAVNFFVSSINTLVNKTMEDTLMTVKQYETARLEYDAYRTDLEELSMGPRDASTLCRLEAAQSHFQSHKGKYEKLRADVAVKLKFLEENKIKVMHKQLLLFHNAVSAYFAGNQQQLAQTLRQFNIQLKTPGAEKPSWLEEQ; via the exons ATGACGGATGGGCTCATGAGCAAAGCTGCCACGATGGAGATCCCCATCAATGGAACCGGGGACACGGGCAGCCTGCCGGAGGACGATGGCCTGGAGCAG GACCTGCAGCAGGTGATGGTGTCGGGGCCCAACCTGAACGAGACCAGCATTGTGTCGGGGGGCTACGGGGGCACCGCCGAGGGGATCATCCCCACCAGCAGTGTCAAAG GCGCCTTTGTCACATCTCATTCCTCCCGAGGACCATCCATCTCACCCAGTGAATCTGCTGCCAGCCGGATCGCCAGCCAGGCAGATGCATCAGCAG GCTCTGGGCTGCacccgccccaccccagccccctggcGGCAGGAGACGAGGCCACCCGGGGCATCGCTGTGGAGAAGTTTGATATTGTCAAGAAATGGGGTATCAACACATACAAA TGCACCAAGCAGCTGATCTCGGAGCGCTTCGGCCGGGGCTCGCGCACGGTTGACCTGGAGCTGGAGACGCAGATCGAGCTCCTGCGAGACACGAAGCGCAAATACGAGTGTGTGCTGCAGCTGGCGCGGGCGCTGACCCACCACTTCTACAGCCTGGTGCAGACCCAGCACGCCCTGGGCGACGCCTTCTCCGACCTGAGCCAGAAATCCCCCGAGCTGCAG GAGGAGTTTGGCTGTAACGCAGAGACGCAGAAGCTGCTGTGTAAGAACGGAGAGACCCTGCTCGGGGCTGTCAATTTCTTCGTCTCCAGCATCAACACCCTGGTGAACAAGACTATGGAGGACACGCTCATGACTGTTAAGCAGTACGAGACGGCCAG GCTGGAGTACGACGCCTACCGCACAGACCTGGAGGAGCTGAGCATGGGCCCGCGGGACGCCAGCACCCTGTGCCGCCTGGAGGCCGCCCAGAGCCACTTCCAGAGCCACAAGGGGAAGTACGAGAAGCTGCGGGCCGACGTGGCCGTGAAGCTCAAGTTCCTGGAGGAGAACAAG ATCAAAGTGATGcacaagcagctgctgctctttcaCAACGCCGTCTCCGCCTACTTCGCCGGCAACCAGCAGCAGCTGGCGCAGACCCTGCGGCAATTCAACATCCAGCTGAAGACGCCGGGCGCCGAGAAGCCCtcgtggctggaggagcagtga
- the ARFIP2 gene encoding arfaptin-2 isoform X1, protein MTDGLMSKAATMEIPINGTGDTGSLPEDDGLEQDLQQVMVSGPNLNETSIVSGGYGGTAEGIIPTSSVKGPAVRYNASFPGLRLLHAQGAFVTSHSSRGPSISPSESAASRIASQADASAGSGLHPPHPSPLAAGDEATRGIAVEKFDIVKKWGINTYKCTKQLISERFGRGSRTVDLELETQIELLRDTKRKYECVLQLARALTHHFYSLVQTQHALGDAFSDLSQKSPELQEEFGCNAETQKLLCKNGETLLGAVNFFVSSINTLVNKTMEDTLMTVKQYETARLEYDAYRTDLEELSMGPRDASTLCRLEAAQSHFQSHKGKYEKLRADVAVKLKFLEENKIKVMHKQLLLFHNAVSAYFAGNQQQLAQTLRQFNIQLKTPGAEKPSWLEEQ, encoded by the exons ATGACGGATGGGCTCATGAGCAAAGCTGCCACGATGGAGATCCCCATCAATGGAACCGGGGACACGGGCAGCCTGCCGGAGGACGATGGCCTGGAGCAG GACCTGCAGCAGGTGATGGTGTCGGGGCCCAACCTGAACGAGACCAGCATTGTGTCGGGGGGCTACGGGGGCACCGCCGAGGGGATCATCCCCACCAGCAGTGTCAAAG GCCCTGCGGTGCGATATAACGCCTCCTTCCCGGGACTGCGGCTCCTCCATGCACAAG GCGCCTTTGTCACATCTCATTCCTCCCGAGGACCATCCATCTCACCCAGTGAATCTGCTGCCAGCCGGATCGCCAGCCAGGCAGATGCATCAGCAG GCTCTGGGCTGCacccgccccaccccagccccctggcGGCAGGAGACGAGGCCACCCGGGGCATCGCTGTGGAGAAGTTTGATATTGTCAAGAAATGGGGTATCAACACATACAAA TGCACCAAGCAGCTGATCTCGGAGCGCTTCGGCCGGGGCTCGCGCACGGTTGACCTGGAGCTGGAGACGCAGATCGAGCTCCTGCGAGACACGAAGCGCAAATACGAGTGTGTGCTGCAGCTGGCGCGGGCGCTGACCCACCACTTCTACAGCCTGGTGCAGACCCAGCACGCCCTGGGCGACGCCTTCTCCGACCTGAGCCAGAAATCCCCCGAGCTGCAG GAGGAGTTTGGCTGTAACGCAGAGACGCAGAAGCTGCTGTGTAAGAACGGAGAGACCCTGCTCGGGGCTGTCAATTTCTTCGTCTCCAGCATCAACACCCTGGTGAACAAGACTATGGAGGACACGCTCATGACTGTTAAGCAGTACGAGACGGCCAG GCTGGAGTACGACGCCTACCGCACAGACCTGGAGGAGCTGAGCATGGGCCCGCGGGACGCCAGCACCCTGTGCCGCCTGGAGGCCGCCCAGAGCCACTTCCAGAGCCACAAGGGGAAGTACGAGAAGCTGCGGGCCGACGTGGCCGTGAAGCTCAAGTTCCTGGAGGAGAACAAG ATCAAAGTGATGcacaagcagctgctgctctttcaCAACGCCGTCTCCGCCTACTTCGCCGGCAACCAGCAGCAGCTGGCGCAGACCCTGCGGCAATTCAACATCCAGCTGAAGACGCCGGGCGCCGAGAAGCCCtcgtggctggaggagcagtga
- the ARFIP2 gene encoding arfaptin-2 isoform X4 → MTDGLMSKAATMEIPINGTGDTGSLPEDDGLEQDLQQVMVSGPNLNETSIVSGGYGGTAEGIIPTSSVKGSGLHPPHPSPLAAGDEATRGIAVEKFDIVKKWGINTYKCTKQLISERFGRGSRTVDLELETQIELLRDTKRKYECVLQLARALTHHFYSLVQTQHALGDAFSDLSQKSPELQEEFGCNAETQKLLCKNGETLLGAVNFFVSSINTLVNKTMEDTLMTVKQYETARLEYDAYRTDLEELSMGPRDASTLCRLEAAQSHFQSHKGKYEKLRADVAVKLKFLEENKIKVMHKQLLLFHNAVSAYFAGNQQQLAQTLRQFNIQLKTPGAEKPSWLEEQ, encoded by the exons ATGACGGATGGGCTCATGAGCAAAGCTGCCACGATGGAGATCCCCATCAATGGAACCGGGGACACGGGCAGCCTGCCGGAGGACGATGGCCTGGAGCAG GACCTGCAGCAGGTGATGGTGTCGGGGCCCAACCTGAACGAGACCAGCATTGTGTCGGGGGGCTACGGGGGCACCGCCGAGGGGATCATCCCCACCAGCAGTGTCAAAG GCTCTGGGCTGCacccgccccaccccagccccctggcGGCAGGAGACGAGGCCACCCGGGGCATCGCTGTGGAGAAGTTTGATATTGTCAAGAAATGGGGTATCAACACATACAAA TGCACCAAGCAGCTGATCTCGGAGCGCTTCGGCCGGGGCTCGCGCACGGTTGACCTGGAGCTGGAGACGCAGATCGAGCTCCTGCGAGACACGAAGCGCAAATACGAGTGTGTGCTGCAGCTGGCGCGGGCGCTGACCCACCACTTCTACAGCCTGGTGCAGACCCAGCACGCCCTGGGCGACGCCTTCTCCGACCTGAGCCAGAAATCCCCCGAGCTGCAG GAGGAGTTTGGCTGTAACGCAGAGACGCAGAAGCTGCTGTGTAAGAACGGAGAGACCCTGCTCGGGGCTGTCAATTTCTTCGTCTCCAGCATCAACACCCTGGTGAACAAGACTATGGAGGACACGCTCATGACTGTTAAGCAGTACGAGACGGCCAG GCTGGAGTACGACGCCTACCGCACAGACCTGGAGGAGCTGAGCATGGGCCCGCGGGACGCCAGCACCCTGTGCCGCCTGGAGGCCGCCCAGAGCCACTTCCAGAGCCACAAGGGGAAGTACGAGAAGCTGCGGGCCGACGTGGCCGTGAAGCTCAAGTTCCTGGAGGAGAACAAG ATCAAAGTGATGcacaagcagctgctgctctttcaCAACGCCGTCTCCGCCTACTTCGCCGGCAACCAGCAGCAGCTGGCGCAGACCCTGCGGCAATTCAACATCCAGCTGAAGACGCCGGGCGCCGAGAAGCCCtcgtggctggaggagcagtga
- the ARFIP2 gene encoding arfaptin-2 isoform X3, which produces MTDGLMSKAATMEIPINGTGDTGSLPEDDGLEQDLQQVMVSGPNLNETSIVSGGYGGTAEGIIPTSSVKGPAVRYNASFPGLRLLHAQGSGLHPPHPSPLAAGDEATRGIAVEKFDIVKKWGINTYKCTKQLISERFGRGSRTVDLELETQIELLRDTKRKYECVLQLARALTHHFYSLVQTQHALGDAFSDLSQKSPELQEEFGCNAETQKLLCKNGETLLGAVNFFVSSINTLVNKTMEDTLMTVKQYETARLEYDAYRTDLEELSMGPRDASTLCRLEAAQSHFQSHKGKYEKLRADVAVKLKFLEENKIKVMHKQLLLFHNAVSAYFAGNQQQLAQTLRQFNIQLKTPGAEKPSWLEEQ; this is translated from the exons ATGACGGATGGGCTCATGAGCAAAGCTGCCACGATGGAGATCCCCATCAATGGAACCGGGGACACGGGCAGCCTGCCGGAGGACGATGGCCTGGAGCAG GACCTGCAGCAGGTGATGGTGTCGGGGCCCAACCTGAACGAGACCAGCATTGTGTCGGGGGGCTACGGGGGCACCGCCGAGGGGATCATCCCCACCAGCAGTGTCAAAG GCCCTGCGGTGCGATATAACGCCTCCTTCCCGGGACTGCGGCTCCTCCATGCACAAG GCTCTGGGCTGCacccgccccaccccagccccctggcGGCAGGAGACGAGGCCACCCGGGGCATCGCTGTGGAGAAGTTTGATATTGTCAAGAAATGGGGTATCAACACATACAAA TGCACCAAGCAGCTGATCTCGGAGCGCTTCGGCCGGGGCTCGCGCACGGTTGACCTGGAGCTGGAGACGCAGATCGAGCTCCTGCGAGACACGAAGCGCAAATACGAGTGTGTGCTGCAGCTGGCGCGGGCGCTGACCCACCACTTCTACAGCCTGGTGCAGACCCAGCACGCCCTGGGCGACGCCTTCTCCGACCTGAGCCAGAAATCCCCCGAGCTGCAG GAGGAGTTTGGCTGTAACGCAGAGACGCAGAAGCTGCTGTGTAAGAACGGAGAGACCCTGCTCGGGGCTGTCAATTTCTTCGTCTCCAGCATCAACACCCTGGTGAACAAGACTATGGAGGACACGCTCATGACTGTTAAGCAGTACGAGACGGCCAG GCTGGAGTACGACGCCTACCGCACAGACCTGGAGGAGCTGAGCATGGGCCCGCGGGACGCCAGCACCCTGTGCCGCCTGGAGGCCGCCCAGAGCCACTTCCAGAGCCACAAGGGGAAGTACGAGAAGCTGCGGGCCGACGTGGCCGTGAAGCTCAAGTTCCTGGAGGAGAACAAG ATCAAAGTGATGcacaagcagctgctgctctttcaCAACGCCGTCTCCGCCTACTTCGCCGGCAACCAGCAGCAGCTGGCGCAGACCCTGCGGCAATTCAACATCCAGCTGAAGACGCCGGGCGCCGAGAAGCCCtcgtggctggaggagcagtga
- the LOC117871933 gene encoding FH2 domain-containing protein 1-like isoform X3, with protein MAAPRRSKMRTFHWTVIPAERVRGRPSVWTASSRHDHTPLDVEHLEELFGEQPGWGPRGPLLLGRPQGQVSLLDSKKILNLEIFLKQFKRPVQQIVADLWAGAGALYGAEKLLELCKMLPDADEQVKKLRAFQGPWRQLSDAETFSLLLVGVPSYARRLELLVLKEEFFPQLNSLKSSIQILTEAARELLGCEELHVVIRLVLRAGNYMNMASGWPLSSGWQTPRPTSQAWTCCTSWPW; from the exons ATGGCCGCCCCACGCCGCAGCAAGATGCGCACCTTCCACTGGACGGTGATCCCGGCGGAGCGGGTCCGTGGGCGCCCCAGCGTGTGGACGGCCAGCAGCCGGCATGACCACACCCCCCTGGACGTGGAGCACCTGGAGGAGCTCTTTGGGGAGCAGCCGGGCTGGGGCCCACGGGGGCCCTTGTTGCTGGGCCGGCCCCAAGGCCAG gTCTCTCTCCTGGACTCAAAGAAGATCCTGAACTTGGAGATATTTTTGAAGCAGTTTAAGAG GCCTGTGCAGCAGATCGTGGCCGATCTCTGGGCCGGCGCCGGTGCCCTGTACGGGGCTGAGAAGCTGCTGGAGCTGTGCAAGATGCTGCCTGATGCggacgag CAGGTCAAAAAACTGAGGGCGTTCCAGGGCCCCTGGCGCCAGCTCTCGGATGCCGAGACCTTCTCGCTGCTGCTTGTGGGGGTTCCCAG CTACGCCCGGCGCCTGGAGTTGCTGGTCCTGAAGGAGGAGTTTTTCCCCCAGCTCAACTCGCTGAAATCCTCCATCCAGATCCTGACCGAGGCGGCTCGGG AGCTGCTGGGCTGCGAGGAGCTGCACGTCGTCATCCGCCTGGTCCTGAGAGCTGGCAACTACATGAACATG GCTTCCGGATGGCCTCTCTCCTCAGGCTGGCAGACACCAAGGCCAACAAGCCAGGCGTGGACCTGCTGCACTTCGTGGCCATGGTGA
- the LOC117871933 gene encoding FH2 domain-containing protein 1-like isoform X2, whose translation MAAPRRSKMRTFHWTVIPAERVRGRPSVWTASSRHDHTPLDVEHLEELFGEQPGWGPRGPLLLGRPQGQVSLLDSKKILNLEIFLKQFKRPVQQIVADLWAGAGALYGAEKLLELCKMLPDADEVKKLRAFQGPWRQLSDAETFSLLLVGVPSYARRLELLVLKEEFFPQLNSLKSSIQILTEAARELLGCEELHVVIRLVLRAGNYMNMGGYAGHAAGFRMASLLRLADTKANKPGVDLLHFVAMVSGEGGSPPESGL comes from the exons ATGGCCGCCCCACGCCGCAGCAAGATGCGCACCTTCCACTGGACGGTGATCCCGGCGGAGCGGGTCCGTGGGCGCCCCAGCGTGTGGACGGCCAGCAGCCGGCATGACCACACCCCCCTGGACGTGGAGCACCTGGAGGAGCTCTTTGGGGAGCAGCCGGGCTGGGGCCCACGGGGGCCCTTGTTGCTGGGCCGGCCCCAAGGCCAG gTCTCTCTCCTGGACTCAAAGAAGATCCTGAACTTGGAGATATTTTTGAAGCAGTTTAAGAG GCCTGTGCAGCAGATCGTGGCCGATCTCTGGGCCGGCGCCGGTGCCCTGTACGGGGCTGAGAAGCTGCTGGAGCTGTGCAAGATGCTGCCTGATGCggacgag GTCAAAAAACTGAGGGCGTTCCAGGGCCCCTGGCGCCAGCTCTCGGATGCCGAGACCTTCTCGCTGCTGCTTGTGGGGGTTCCCAG CTACGCCCGGCGCCTGGAGTTGCTGGTCCTGAAGGAGGAGTTTTTCCCCCAGCTCAACTCGCTGAAATCCTCCATCCAGATCCTGACCGAGGCGGCTCGGG AGCTGCTGGGCTGCGAGGAGCTGCACGTCGTCATCCGCCTGGTCCTGAGAGCTGGCAACTACATGAACATG GGGGGCTATGCTGGCCATGCCGCAGGCTTCCGGATGGCCTCTCTCCTCAGGCTGGCAGACACCAAGGCCAACAAGCCAGGCGTGGACCTGCTGCACTTCGTGGCCATGGTGAGTGGGGAAGGGGGCTCACCCCCAGAGTCAGGGCTGTGA
- the LOC117871933 gene encoding FH2 domain-containing protein 1-like isoform X1 gives MAAPRRSKMRTFHWTVIPAERVRGRPSVWTASSRHDHTPLDVEHLEELFGEQPGWGPRGPLLLGRPQGQVSLLDSKKILNLEIFLKQFKRPVQQIVADLWAGAGALYGAEKLLELCKMLPDADEQVKKLRAFQGPWRQLSDAETFSLLLVGVPSYARRLELLVLKEEFFPQLNSLKSSIQILTEAARELLGCEELHVVIRLVLRAGNYMNMGGYAGHAAGFRMASLLRLADTKANKPGVDLLHFVAMVSGEGGSPPESGL, from the exons ATGGCCGCCCCACGCCGCAGCAAGATGCGCACCTTCCACTGGACGGTGATCCCGGCGGAGCGGGTCCGTGGGCGCCCCAGCGTGTGGACGGCCAGCAGCCGGCATGACCACACCCCCCTGGACGTGGAGCACCTGGAGGAGCTCTTTGGGGAGCAGCCGGGCTGGGGCCCACGGGGGCCCTTGTTGCTGGGCCGGCCCCAAGGCCAG gTCTCTCTCCTGGACTCAAAGAAGATCCTGAACTTGGAGATATTTTTGAAGCAGTTTAAGAG GCCTGTGCAGCAGATCGTGGCCGATCTCTGGGCCGGCGCCGGTGCCCTGTACGGGGCTGAGAAGCTGCTGGAGCTGTGCAAGATGCTGCCTGATGCggacgag CAGGTCAAAAAACTGAGGGCGTTCCAGGGCCCCTGGCGCCAGCTCTCGGATGCCGAGACCTTCTCGCTGCTGCTTGTGGGGGTTCCCAG CTACGCCCGGCGCCTGGAGTTGCTGGTCCTGAAGGAGGAGTTTTTCCCCCAGCTCAACTCGCTGAAATCCTCCATCCAGATCCTGACCGAGGCGGCTCGGG AGCTGCTGGGCTGCGAGGAGCTGCACGTCGTCATCCGCCTGGTCCTGAGAGCTGGCAACTACATGAACATG GGGGGCTATGCTGGCCATGCCGCAGGCTTCCGGATGGCCTCTCTCCTCAGGCTGGCAGACACCAAGGCCAACAAGCCAGGCGTGGACCTGCTGCACTTCGTGGCCATGGTGAGTGGGGAAGGGGGCTCACCCCCAGAGTCAGGGCTGTGA